Proteins encoded together in one Microbacterium sp. ABRD28 window:
- a CDS encoding pseudouridine-5'-phosphate glycosidase, producing MPSPHHTLGRVVVAPEVSDAVTRGIPVLALESTIFTHGLPRPRNLEVAREAEDHLRRRGVVPATIGVVDGRPTVGLSPTEIERLSSEDGVVKVSLRDLPVAAAKGLSGGTTVAATAFLASRAGIRVFSTGGLGGVHRDAQQTFDESADLPTLAGLPLVVVSAGVKSILDIPLTLERMETLNLTVVGYRTTDYPGFYIADSGLDIEYSADSAGEIADIARARDALGIVSTLLVARPVDADHQLPPDLHDAVLARALDAAAAAGVTGHNTTPFLLDYMQRVTGGRSLDVNVEVYRGNVALGAEIAAALAGAD from the coding sequence ATGCCCTCACCCCACCACACCCTCGGTCGAGTCGTCGTCGCGCCGGAGGTGAGCGACGCCGTCACCCGTGGAATTCCCGTTCTCGCGCTCGAGTCCACGATCTTCACCCACGGGCTCCCCCGACCCCGCAACCTCGAGGTCGCGCGGGAAGCCGAGGACCACCTCCGCCGCCGCGGCGTCGTACCCGCGACCATCGGTGTCGTCGACGGGCGCCCGACCGTCGGCCTCTCCCCCACCGAGATCGAACGCCTCTCGAGCGAGGACGGGGTCGTCAAGGTGAGCCTTCGCGACCTCCCCGTCGCCGCCGCCAAAGGCTTGAGCGGAGGGACCACCGTCGCGGCAACCGCATTCCTCGCGAGCCGCGCAGGCATCCGCGTGTTCTCCACCGGTGGTCTCGGCGGTGTCCACCGTGACGCGCAGCAGACCTTCGACGAATCGGCCGACCTGCCGACTCTCGCGGGCCTCCCCCTCGTCGTGGTGAGCGCCGGGGTCAAATCAATCCTCGACATCCCGTTGACCCTTGAGCGTATGGAGACCCTCAACCTCACCGTCGTGGGGTACCGCACCACCGACTACCCGGGGTTCTACATCGCCGACTCGGGGCTCGACATCGAGTACTCCGCCGACTCCGCCGGCGAGATCGCCGACATCGCCCGAGCCCGCGACGCGCTCGGGATCGTCTCGACCCTCCTCGTCGCACGTCCCGTCGACGCCGACCATCAGCTGCCGCCCGATCTGCACGACGCCGTCCTGGCCCGCGCGCTCGATGCCGCCGCAGCAGCCGGAGTCACGGGCCACAACACCACGCCGTTCCTGCTGGACTACATGCAGCGCGTAACCGGGGGCCGGAGCCTCGACGTCAACGTCGAGGTGTACCGCGGCAATGTCGCGCTCGGCGCGGAGATCGCCGCCGCGTTGGCCGGCGCCGACTGA
- a CDS encoding superoxide dismutase has product MTRRRFTLVLPALAVAGLLTALPVTGAVAAPPASRGGVVDQIPLPDGFQPEGIAIDNRGTAYFGSLVDGDIYAADVRTGEGAVISEGPGIPAAGLKVDLRGRLFISGGPTGVARVVDAATGAELARYQLTAPGGFINDVVLTRDGAWFTNSSAAQLYFLPIPRSGDLPDPSEIVTLPLTGEWVQQEGFNANGIALTPNRQALLVVQSATGTLFRVDPESGVATAVDLGGYSLVNGDGLLVVNRTLYVVQNRLNQVAEFRLDVQGRSGTLENIITSDAFRVPTTVAAYRQDLYLPNARFGTPPTPTTDYDAARVDR; this is encoded by the coding sequence ATGACGCGCCGACGCTTCACCCTCGTCCTTCCCGCCCTCGCTGTCGCGGGGCTTCTCACCGCACTTCCCGTGACCGGTGCCGTCGCGGCCCCACCGGCCTCTCGCGGTGGGGTGGTCGACCAGATCCCGCTTCCGGACGGGTTCCAGCCCGAGGGCATCGCGATCGACAATCGTGGAACCGCCTATTTCGGCTCGCTCGTCGACGGAGACATCTACGCCGCCGACGTGCGCACCGGCGAGGGCGCGGTCATCAGTGAGGGTCCGGGCATCCCCGCCGCGGGACTCAAGGTCGACCTGCGCGGAAGGCTGTTCATCTCGGGCGGACCCACGGGCGTCGCCCGCGTCGTCGATGCGGCGACCGGCGCGGAGCTCGCGCGGTACCAGCTCACGGCGCCCGGTGGATTCATCAACGACGTCGTCCTGACACGAGATGGCGCGTGGTTCACCAACTCGTCGGCGGCGCAGCTGTACTTCCTCCCGATCCCGCGATCGGGCGATCTGCCCGACCCGTCTGAGATCGTCACGCTGCCGCTCACGGGGGAGTGGGTGCAGCAGGAGGGCTTCAACGCCAACGGCATCGCTCTGACGCCGAATCGCCAGGCGCTGCTGGTCGTCCAGTCGGCCACGGGTACCCTCTTTCGCGTCGACCCCGAGTCGGGCGTCGCCACTGCGGTCGATCTGGGCGGATACTCGCTGGTGAACGGCGACGGCCTGCTGGTCGTCAATCGCACGCTCTACGTCGTGCAGAACAGGCTGAATCAGGTCGCCGAATTCCGCCTCGATGTCCAGGGCAGGTCGGGCACGCTCGAGAACATCATCACGAGCGACGCATTCCGCGTGCCGACGACGGTGGCCGCGTACCGGCAGGATCTCTATCTGCCGAACGCCCGGTTCGGTACCCCGCCGACACCCACGACCGATTACGACGCGGCGCGGGTGGATCGCTGA
- a CDS encoding CHRD domain-containing protein produces the protein MRKRTLASVAALGLAGALALPTAAAASEPTDLTPFSFTRLTGAAEVPGPGDPDGRGFAFVRWDTEDGEVCYNLFVQRIQPAAAAHIHVGGAGASGPVVQDLAAPTKGYSSGCVYNPDLAAALAADPENYYVNVHNAEYPGGAVRGQLD, from the coding sequence ATGCGCAAACGAACTCTGGCATCAGTTGCCGCACTGGGACTGGCGGGAGCACTGGCGCTCCCCACGGCCGCTGCCGCATCCGAGCCGACCGACCTCACACCGTTCTCCTTCACCCGCCTCACGGGCGCTGCGGAGGTGCCGGGGCCGGGTGACCCGGACGGGCGCGGCTTCGCCTTCGTCCGTTGGGACACCGAGGACGGAGAGGTCTGCTACAACCTCTTCGTCCAGCGGATCCAGCCTGCGGCCGCAGCGCACATCCATGTCGGAGGCGCCGGTGCCTCCGGTCCGGTGGTGCAGGATCTCGCGGCCCCGACGAAGGGCTACTCATCAGGCTGTGTCTACAATCCGGATCTCGCCGCCGCTCTTGCCGCTGACCCGGAGAACTATTACGTCAACGTGCACAACGCGGAGTACCCCGGAGGGGCGGTTCGAGGCCAGCTGGACTGA
- a CDS encoding DNA-formamidopyrimidine glycosylase family protein produces MPEGDSVYRLARRLHSASTGRTIVTGELRSGSHAGTKLDDRRILSHDTHGKHLFTRFDDGWSLHTHLKMQGSWSVTRRPIPRAEMHRVRCRFALDDGATLWGIDVPVMEYAPTAEERLVRERLGPDPLRADWDAAEATRRLSRRPDRPTVAALLDQANLAGLGNLWVNELAFLRGIHPFAPIGRTDIAALVDLAARCLRISATVPGMYQVTTGNRARGSMHWVVGRAGRPCLRCGTRIEVVAEVPDDPGRRRTWWCPRCQSHAT; encoded by the coding sequence ATGCCCGAGGGTGACAGCGTCTACCGACTGGCACGTCGCCTGCATTCCGCGTCGACCGGTCGGACGATCGTGACGGGTGAACTGCGATCCGGCAGCCATGCCGGGACGAAACTCGACGACCGACGCATCCTGTCGCACGACACGCACGGCAAGCACCTCTTCACTCGCTTCGACGACGGCTGGTCCCTGCACACCCATCTGAAGATGCAGGGCTCGTGGTCGGTGACCCGGCGTCCGATCCCGCGCGCCGAGATGCATCGTGTGCGCTGCCGGTTCGCTCTGGATGACGGAGCGACGCTCTGGGGCATCGACGTGCCGGTCATGGAGTATGCGCCCACCGCCGAGGAACGCCTTGTTCGCGAGCGACTCGGTCCCGACCCGCTCCGCGCGGACTGGGATGCCGCGGAGGCGACGCGACGCCTGTCACGGCGGCCCGACAGACCGACCGTCGCCGCCCTTCTCGATCAGGCGAACCTCGCCGGGCTGGGCAACCTGTGGGTGAACGAGCTCGCCTTCCTCCGCGGCATCCATCCCTTCGCGCCCATCGGCAGGACCGACATCGCCGCGCTCGTCGACCTCGCCGCCCGCTGTCTGCGCATCTCAGCCACCGTCCCCGGTATGTACCAGGTGACCACCGGCAATCGCGCACGGGGGTCCATGCACTGGGTCGTGGGTCGGGCGGGTCGCCCGTGTCTGCGATGCGGCACGAGGATCGAGGTCGTCGCCGAGGTCCCGGATGATCCCGGCCGCCGCCGCACCTGGTGGTGTCCGAGGTGTCAGTCCCACGCCACGTGA